Genomic segment of Peribacillus frigoritolerans:
AATATGATGTGAATCATTTGTAATAAACTTATGGGTATTTCAGTGTAATACGTCTTTAACTGACACCTCATTTACAATATGATGTGAATCACACGTAATGACTAACCCCTTCTTCCTTAATTATGATGACCACCAAGGAGGGAAAATATAATTAGTTATTTATGGAAATTTAGTTCGGGGAACACTCGACTATATAAAAGCAGGAGAATTTGATAAAATGGAAATAAGAACCTCTATATAGAAAGGATCGTTTATATGTCCTTATTGGAAATAAAGCAATTAGTGGGCGGATACACGAAAACGCCCGTTTTAAAAGGAATAAGTTTTGACATTCAGCCAAATGAGCTAGTAGGGTTAATTGGGCTCAACGGGGCTGGGAAAAGTACGACAATTAAACATATCATCGGACTCATGGAGCCGAAAGGCGGAAGTGTCTCGATTCATGGTAAAACACTTGCCCAGGACCCGGATTCATATCGTAAACAATTCACTTATGTTCCAGAAACGCCAATCTTGTATGATGAGCTTACACTTGAGGAGCATTTAAAGCTTACGGCCATGGCACATGGTTTGGCGGAAGCCACATATAAAGAGAGGATGGACGTTCTGTTAAAGGAATTCCATATGGAGAAAAGGCTTAAATGGTTCCCGGCACATTTTTCAAAGGGAATGAAGCAAAAGGTCATGATCATGTGCGCCTTTTTAGTGCAGCCGTCTTTATATATCGTCGACGAACCATTCGTGGGTCTTGATCCATTAGGCATTCAGTCACTGCTTGACTTGATGAGGAAGATGAAAGAGAGCGGTGCGGGAATTTTAATGTCTACACATATACTGGCGACAGCCGAGAGGTATTGTGATTCTTTCATCATATTGCATAATGGAGAGATTCGGGCAAAAGGCAATCTTGAGCAGCTTCGTGAACAATTTTCCATGCCAGGGGCAACCCTTGACGATTTATATATCCAATTGACGAAAGAAGAAATCGGTCATGAATAGTCAAAATCTCTGGAAGGAAAGATATTTAGGCTATATAAATGAAACGCAAAAATATCTTCGCTATATTTTTAATGGCCATCTTGTTTTTGTCATGGTATTGGTTCTTGGTGGTTTAGCTTATTATTACAGTGATTGGGTGAAGACGTTAAACAGTGATTTCCCTGCTGAATTGATCATGGCCTTAGTTTTATCGATCATTGTAACCAGAAGCCCGATAAATACTTTCTTGAAAGAACCCGATACGGTATTCCTGCTTCCGCTTGAAACGAAGTTGAGAAGCTATTTCAAGAATTCACTGATATTAAGTTGGGTCATGCAAGGCTTTATTCTTCTGGTTGTCCTGATTGCATCGATACCGATGTATTCGAAGGTTACGGGTGCAGGAGGTAAGGACCTTGGAATCATCCTGGTCGTTTTGCTTATTTTGAAGTTTTTGAATTTAACCATGCGCTGGCTGGTATTAAAATATCAGGATACATCAGTGAGCCATTGGGACTCTCTCATCCGCTTTTTACTTAATGGAGTGATTCTTTATTTCATCTGTTCAAGGGCAAATATACTGTTTGCACTTATAACCTTCTTATTGTTGTTAGGACTTTACATGTATTACCGAAGCGCAACTAAAGGTTTTGTGCTGAAGTGGGAACGGCTGGTGGAACTGGAAAACAAACGGATGAATTCTTTCTATCGAATAGCGAACATGTTTACTGATGTTCCTCATTTGAAAGGGAAGGTAGCGAGAAGGAAATGGATGGACTGGCTATTATCACTCATTCCGTATGGTGATAAATCAACTTATACCTATCTTTACGCCCGTACTCTTCTGCGATCCAATGATTATGTGGGCCTTTGTTTTCGTTTAACTATCATTGGATCCGTGATTTTAAGTGTATTCACTAACATATGGGCACATTTGATTGTAACGTTCATGTTCCTATTCATGACAGCCCTGCAACTGCTGCCGGTATGGAAGGCACATGAATGGAAAGTATGGGTCTCACTATATCCATTGCCAGCAAAAATGAGAGAATCCGCAGTCATAAAGCTAATTTCCTATTTCCTATTATTTGAGGACCTTGTCTTCAGTTTGGTCCTGCTAGTGAAAGGGGAATGGATGTCCGCTTTAGCCGCCTTGGCAATGGGGCTTGTTTTCATATTCGGTTTTAAAATTTATGCAGCAAAGAAAATAAAAAACTTTTAAGCAGAAGCTGATTTTCATAAAATCAGCTTTTTCTTTATTAATGTTTCAGTTGATTTCAGAAATCCGCTCCCTTTCCGCCGACTGTCTGCCAAGCCGCATCAAAGCAAGCGCCTGTGGGGTCTCGGCTAGCCAGTTATTCGGTAGGAGTCTCGCAAATTTCTTCAATCCAATAAGGATTACAGTAAAAAAACATCAAGGATAACCTAGTCTAAAACTTGGTTCGGAATAAACCAGCCTGCAGTTTTTATTTTAAAAAACGTTCCAGTTGATTGGAACGTAAGGTACGAGACTCCTGCGGGAAAAGCGTGGCCAAGGGAGACCCCACAGAGGCAAAGAGCGCCGAGGAGGCTCCCGGACCGCCTGCGGAAAGCGAGTGCCTGGAGTGGAAAACAACGTTTCAGTTGATTTTATGAAAAATCAGCTTTTTCTTTTAAGAAATGAAAATAAAAAATAAAAGCCTCGTAGGGGGTATATACATATTTAACGGAGGTGTTAAATGATGGATGAATATGAACAAAAAGCATTTTCGGAACTAATATCATGGAAAAAGAAAGTAGCCAAAAAATCCGGCAGGCTTGAGCGGATGTCTAAAAAGGCGCAAATCAAATTGAATAGTTATATTCCAGACCGAGTGCACAAAATGATTACTGATAGTATTAAAGGGATGATTGAGGCCGTATTATCAGGTTCTAAATATATGTCTAAAGAAAAAAATGCAGTGCTACTATCCTTGCAGCAAAAAGAAGAGTGGGTTGCGGAAACCGTAACGGCATATCGGAAAACGGCCGTTATAGAAGGTGTGGGAACCGGGGCGGCAGGGCTTTTAATTGGATTGGCTGATTTCCCATTACTGCTTAGCATCAAGATGAAATTATTATTCGAACTATCCCGTATATACGGTTTCGATCCAAATAAATATGAGGAACGATTATTCATTCTCCATATCTTCCAGATGGCATTTTCAAGCGAGGAGAAGAAATTGGAAACATTACAGGTAATAGAGGAATGGGATTCAGGGAAATGGCCGGAAATAGACTGGCAAGAGTTTCAGCAGGAATATCGCGATCACATCGATGTCATCAAAATGTTCCAGCTCGTTCCAGGTATTGGGGCAGCTGTCGGTGGATATGCCAACCATCATTTGTTGGAACATCTTGGGGAAACGGCTGTCAATTGTTACCGAATCAGACTTCTTAAAGAGTAAGGGACGGGGATAGCCCGTCCCTTTACCATTACCGCAATAAAGATTCATTCACCATTTGGGATGATTGTTTCTTATTGTGATAGGTTACCGCTGCAGTGCCTAATATTTTGGCTGCAATGAGCATCGCATTTTCATCAATGTCAAACAAAGGATGATGATGCGGAAATGTATGTTCATTTTTTGGCCTGGCTCCCGTAAAGAAGAATGTACCTTTTACATTTTGTAAATAATAAGAAAAATCTTCACCTGTCATATCCGGGTCAATTTCCTCTGTAATCAAAACTTCCTTGACTGACTCAGTGCTTTCGATGAGGAATTTAGTTTCCTCAACATGTGGAATAACAGGTGGATAACCTTGAAAGTATTGATATTCATAGGTGCAGTCCGCAGCTAGGCAGGTTCCTTTAACAATCCGCTCCATTTCCTCGCTAATGAATGAACGGACATCTTCCTTGAATGTACGGACTGTCCCGATTATTTTAGCCTTATCTGCTATGACGTTAAAGGCATTATCTGCTACAAAGGAACCGACGGTAATGACTGCAGAATCTATTGGGTTTAGGCGGCGGCTCACTATTTGCTGCAGGGCCATGACGAGCTGAGAGCCGACTACGATTGCATCACGGGTTTTATGCGGCTGGGCTCCATGCCCGCCCTGCCCTTGAATGGTGATTTCAAAACGGTCAGCAGCGGCCATAAGGGGTCCATAAGCGTATTGGACTGTTCCGGTTGGGGCCGTTGCCCATAAATGGGTGCCGAAAATTACATCCACTCCATCAAGGCAGCCAGCCTCAATCATCGGTTTGGCACCCCCTGGAGCATATTCTTCAGCATGCTGGTGGATAAATATATATTCACCTTCGAGCTCATCCTTCAGTTCATTCAGATTTTTTGCAAGGACAAGGAGTGTCGCTGTATGGCCATCGTGTCCACACGCATGCATTACCCCGGGTACGGAAGATTTATAGGGAACTTCTTTTTCATCTTGAATGGGTAAGGCGTCGAAATCGGCGCGCAATGCTACGGTTTTACCAGGCTTACTGCCTGTGACCTTGGCAATAACCCCATTACCGCCTACATTCGTCCGGTGTTCGATTCCAAGTTTTTCATAATATCCAGCGATGAAGGCCGCCGTTTGGGTTTCTCGAAAAGAAAGCTCGGGGTGTTGATGAAGATAACGCCGGATGGAAACCATTTCTTCATATGAACCATCTAGAAGATCGTGTAATTGCTGTATCATTTTGCACCTCCCAATGATTGGATTAATTGTAAATAGTATATCATATTCTGAATAATCCAAAGTGTATTAAATACCTCGAGGAGAGATATATAATGATTAAATATTTCTGGATTGCTTTGGTTTTGCTTTGCATATTGCTATTCTTTTTTTTGATGCATGAAGTCCAAAGTGAGGAGGCTTTAGCGTTCGATACATATATTGCGGAACTTTTTTCCGTAGGTGAAAATACTTTTTCGTTCACTTTCTTCAAGACCATTACTTATCTTGGGAAATCCAAGTTCATTGGTTTTGGAAGCTTATTATGTGTTCTATATTTGTGGATAATAAAGAAGGATTATTGGACCATGGCCGTCTTCTCTATCGGAATTGCTGGGGGTGATGTGTTAAACGGGTGGATAAAAAATCATGTTAAAAGAGTGCGCCCTGAAAATCATTTGATGGAGACCGCTGGCTTCAGTTTTCCAAGTGGACACGCAATGGTGGGCCTTATTTTCTTCAGTATGGTTGCTTATTTAATCATGAAAGAAATTAAAGGAAACTCATTGAAATGGGCAGTGGGAGTCGGTTTCGTTTGTCTCATTCTGCTAATTGGTGTCAGCAGGATCGCTATGAAAGTTCATTTTCCAACTGATATCTTTGCAGGTTTTGCATTAGGAGCGGCATATAGTTTAACCTTGTTTAAATTGTATAAATTCCTGGGGCCTAGAGTACTTTGAAAAAAGGATTCAGATAAAATATATGTAAATATCCGTTGCATTTCCCCGGAAATAAAGAAGGAATTTGTCGGATTGTTATAGGGTTTTTATGATTTTTTAGCGTCCAAATAACGATCTGCATTACTATGAAGAGGCCCATCCTTAAGGGGATGGGCCTTTTATTGAACAAGAATGGATTATTCTTCGGAATCCTTCACCAATGTATATTGAGTGACATAAGCTTCACCGGAAAACATCTTCTGGCTGGAATTCGTAACGGGAGCTTTGGAGTCGCTGTTATGCGCCATCTTAAAGGAACCGGAATTCTTCCAGTTCAGGAAATCAGCTTGTTTCTCCCAAATCGTTAGAATTACATAAGTTTCAGAGTTGATTGGCCGCAGTACACGAAGTGCGACGAAACCTGGTTCATTTTCAATGAATCCGGCCCTGTTTTTAAAACGATGTTCGAATACCGGCCTTCCTTCTTCACTTACAGGGATATTGTTCATGACTACATACCCATGATCCTGAAGGTTTCCTTTCCCATCAACTACTTCATACTTACGTGGAGAGCTGAAGATCGTTTTACCTGTTGTTTCATGTAAAAGTACTGCAGTGTCAGGATTTTGCATAAGTAATATTTTTTCATTCGGGTGCTTATCTTTTTTGATTTTTAAAAAATCGTAAGTGCCTGATGTGATGAATACATTCATAAATTCCCCTCCAATTTCTATATAGTACCTGTATACCCATTTTACCCAATGAATAGTGCTTTTACCATTTCCAAACTAACCACTAGGCTTGTAAACCGGTAGGATACTTATAAAAACGTCGATTTTCTGACAAATATATAGGTTGGCTATACTTCTATTATAGAAAAAGCTATAGTTTAAGGAGATTCGATTTGAAATTCAACATCCTTCTGATATTCTATGTAGGTAATGAATAAAAATAGAAACGTGATTGCTTGAAAGGTGGATATTAATGTCTAAGGAAATTACGAATGATACATTCTTAAAAGCTGCGAGAGGAGAGAAAACGGATCATGTGCCTGTTTGGTATATGCGTCAGGCCGGCCGTTCACAGCCGGAATACCGTAAATTGAAAGAGAAGTACTCACTTTTTGAAATTACTCATCAGCCGGAATTATGTGCTTATGTAACTAGATTGCCAGTCGAGCAATATGATGTAGACGCTGCGATTTTATATAAAGATATAATGACACCGCTACCAGCCATTGGTGTCGATGTTGAGATTAAGTCCGGAATCGGTCCAGTCATATCCAATCCGATCCAATCGGTGTCAGATGTTGAAAAATTAGGTGAATTGAACCCAGAGAAAGACATCCCATATGTGTTGGACACGATTAAATTATTGACCACGGAGCAATTGTCCGTTCCTTTGATCGGTTTCTCCGGGGCACCGTTCACCATTGCTTCATACATGATTGAAGGCGGCCCCTCCAAAAACTACAATAAGACGAAAGCTTTCATGTATACAGAGCCAAAGGCCTGGTTTGCATTAATGGATAAGCTAGCGGATATGATCATCATCTATGTCAAGTCGCAAATCAAAGCCGGCGTCAAAGCCATCCAAATCTTTGATTCCTGGGTGGGTGCTTTGAATGTTGAAGATTACCGCGTATTCATCAAGCCGATCATGACTCGTATCTTTTCATCATTGCGTGAAGAAAATGTACCGCTAATCATGTTCGGGGTCGGCGCAAGTCACTTGGCACTTGAGTGGAATGATCTTCCTATTGATGTAGTAGGGCTCGATTGGAGACTGCCAATTACAGAAGCGAGACAAATGGGAATCCAGAAAACGGTACAAGGTAATCTTGATCCTGCCCTGCTATTATCATCATGGGATGTTATAGAAGAACGGACGAAAAGGATCCTGGATCAGGGCATGGAACAGGACGGCTACATCTTTAATCTTGGACATGGGGTTTTCCCTTCCGTAAACCCGGAAACACTGAAGAGGCTGACCGCTTTCATTCATGAATATTCTTCAAAAATGAAATAAGTTGAGCGAACCATTTGCTAAAAATACTTAAATGGATGCACAATAAAAGAACGAAATCTTTAAAAGAGGTGTAACTTCATGGCAAGAAAAAAAATGGGCCTTTTAGTCATGGCTTATGGTACTCCGTACACTGAAGAGGATATTGAAAGATATTATACACATATTCGTCATGGGAGACGGCCAAGCGACGAATTGATTGCCGACCTAAAAGGCAGATATGAAGCGATCGGTGGATTATCCCCGCTTGCAAAAATAACCGCAGGGCAAGCCGAAGCGCTTGAAAAGAAATTGAATTCCGTTCAGGAGGAAGTTGAATTCAAGGCATATCTTGGATTGAAACATATTGAACCTTTTGTTGAAGACGCAGTGAAACAAATGCATGAAGATGGAATCAAAGAAGCGGTCAGTATAGTATTGGCACCGCATTTTTCAACATTCAGCGTGAAGTCTTATAATGGACGTGCCCAGGATGAAGCCGCTAAATTGGGGGACCTGACCATCACTTCCGTTGAAAGCTGGTATGATGAGCCCAAATTCATCCAATATTGGGTAGACCAAGTAAAAGAAGTAATCGGGAAAATGACCTCGGAAGAACGCGATAATTTCGCTTTGATTGTGTCGGCACATAGCCTCCCTGAAAAAATCCTGCAATCGGGAGATCCGTATCCAAATCAACTGAAAGAAACGGCAGACATGATTGCAAAAGGCGCAGGGGTCAGCAATTATGCAGTAGGCTGGCAAAGCGCTGGACAAACTCCTGAACCATGGTTGGGACCTGATGTACAGGATTTAACCAGAGATCTTCATCAAGCAAAAGGTTATAACGCTTTCATTTATATTCCTGTCGGCTTTGTTGCCGAGCACCTTGAAGTGCTTTATGATAACGATTATGAATGTAAGGTTGTGACGGAAGAGATTGGTGCAGGCTACTATAGGCCGGATATGCCCAATGTTAAACCTGAATTCATCGATGCTTTGGCCACAATCATTTTAAACAGATTACAGGAAAAGTGATCAGTCAATAGGAAAAAGTGGTTTAACCATGCTTGCAATGTGCTCTACATATTTTCATGTGAAGTTGAAAGATGTTGTAAACTGAGAAAAGCGATGCTTTCTTTTTACTTGACCTTGGTGATTTAAATGAATACTCGAAAAAGTGGCTGTCCAGTAATGAGGATGGCCATTGTTTCTATAAGAAAATGAAAATATAATTGAAAAGACTGAAAATTTTTGGTATGATATCGTTGAACATAATGACTGTTTTGTCCGTTTGGTCAGGATTGAGGTGGGAAATGTCTGTTGATCGTAAAAAATTAATTTTAGAAGCTGCGACCAAGTCGTTTTCACTTTTTGGATATAAGGCGACGACGATGGATCAAGTCGCTAAAATTGCCAATGTGGGAAAAGGGACCATTTATACCTTTTACAAAAATAAAGAAGAGCTGTTTAAAGAAATCGTTCAGCGGTTGATAGAGGAAATGAAATATGAGGCGGAACAATCTTTGGATGACCAACTCTCCTTTTTTGAAAACCTGCATCGAGCCGTTTATCGAATTCTGGAGTTCAGGCAGGAACATCAATTATCTTTGAAACTTCTTCAGGAAGAGCGCGAAATTGGTACGCCGGCCGTTCAGGATATGGTTAATGAAATGGAAGAAGCCATTGTATCCTACATTAAGGAAAAACTAAAAATAGCGATTGATAAGGGCTATATACAGCCTTGCGATCCAGAGATAACAGCTTTCCTGATGCTAAAGATGTACCTTGCCCTGATTTTTGATTGGGAAAGGAACCATGCCCCATTAGAGAAAGAGGAAATTGCTGAACTATTTAAAATATATTTATTTAAAGGATTATCCGTTACGTGATAATTCTATTTTTTTGCTCAAATGCAGAATCCCAAATAAAAAGAAGAGATACCGTTCGGTACCTCTTCTTTTTATTTGGGGTTTTCAACTGCGAAACCGAACCATATATGAATTCATCCTGCTATTTGGGAAGCGGATGGTGAAACACAGGACAACTACTCTCCAGAAAGGCAATGATCACAGTGGTTTCCATAACATTCGTGCTGTTCTTCAATTTTTTTTCCGCATTCCGTGCATTGTTTCGGTGGCAGGTTTTTAAAGAACTCAATGCTACTTTGAATCATGAACATCATCTCCTGAATTTTTTTATTATTCGCTTTTCTATGGTTTTATTGTATTATAACAGTTTTAGAATGTCAATGAATGTTTTATAACATAAGTAAAAAAGGTGAAATAAGGGCAAGAATAGTTTATATTAATGGGGAAGTCATTGAGAGAAAAAAAGGAGTGCCTAAGCATGAAAATCACCGTAATTGGCTGCTGGGGCGGTTATCCAGCTAAAAATGAGGCAAGTTCCGGTTATTTGCTTGAATACGAAGATTTTCGCATTCTGCTTGATTGTGGCAGCGGTGTTCTATCACAGCTGCAAAACCATATGAAGCCGGAGGATCTTGGTGCAGTTGTATTATCCCACTATCATCCAGATCATGTAGCGGATATTGGTGTCCTGCAGCACGCTGCGTTCATACAGCAGATATTGGGCAGCGAAAAAAGGACCATTCCTATATATGGTCATGATTTAGACGAAGTCGAATTTGGTAAGTTAACTTATAAAGACGTGACAAAGGGGATAGCCTTCTCTGCTGATCAACCCTTCACCATTGGACCGTGTAAATTTACGTTCATGAAAACAAAACATCCAGTCCCTTGTTTTGCAATGAGGATTGAAGCTGAAAATCATTCGATAGTTTACACAGGTGACAGTTCATATATGGATGAGCTTGCAGATTTCGCTAAAGACGCAAATGTTTTATTATGTGAAAGTAACTTTTACAGTGACATGGATGGTTCAAAGGCGGGGCATATGACGGCAAGGGAAGCGGGCATGCTGGCAGAAAAGGCTGACGTCCAGCTTTTGCTGTTAACTCACCTCCCGCATTATGGGAATCTTGATCAACTGAAAAAAGAAGCATCCGAGGTATTCAAAAGGGAAATAGCTGTAGCCAGAACCAATCTTGAATTCCAACTATAAATGAAACATCGGGGATATAAAGTCTACAAGGAGGAACAACTGTGCTTTTTATTGATAATAAGGGAATTACAGATCCAAGAATTAACCTTGCCATCGAAGAATATGCGCTTAAACATTTAAATATAGATGAAACCTATCTTCTATTTTACATTAATCGTCCTTCAATCATCATTGGAAGGAATCAAAATACGATTGAAGAAATCAATTCCGATTATGTAGATGGAAATGGCATTACAGTTGTTCGCCGCCTTTCCGGGGGTGGAGCGGTTTATCATGACCTAGGGAATCTCAATTTCAGTTTCATCACGAGAGATGATGGGGATAGTTTCCATAACTTTAAGAAATTCACCCAGCCTGTCGTGGAAACGCTCGAGAAACTAGGAATACATGCTGAATTGAGCGGTCGCAACGATATTCTGGCTGAAGGAAAGAAAATCTCGGGAAACGCGATGTTCTCAACGAAGGGCAGAATGTTCAGTCATGGGACATTGCTGTTTAAATCAGAAATGGATCACATTGTATCCGCTTTAAAAGTGAAAAAAGATAAAATCGAGTCCAAAGGGATTAAATCGATAAGAAGCCGTGTCGGTAATATTGCCGATTTCCTAAAAGAACCGATGTCTGTTGACGAATTCCGTTCATTCCTTCTGCAAAATATTTTCAAAGATAGCGGAAAGGTTACAGAGTATGTTTTAACCGAGACGGATTGGGAGAAAATTCACGAAATCTCGGAAGAACGATATCAAAACTGGGAGTGGAATTACGGAAAATCACCTAAATTCAACTTGCAAAACTCACATAGATTCCCTGTGGGATCTGTTGATATCCGCCTTGAAGTAAACAGGGGAATCATAGAAAATTGTAAAATCTACGGCGATTTCTTCGGAGTCGGAGAGGTTGCGGATATTGAACAAAAGCTTACTGGAATACGCTATGAAAAGGAAGCAATCAGCAGGGTTCTAGATGAGATTGATGTTCGTCATTATTTTGGCAATGTAACGAAGGAAGAAATATTGGCTTTAATATATTAAGCCTGAAAAGCCGTCCCGATTTAATAGGACGGCTTTTGTGCCTAATAATGACAGTAATTGCTTGAATATGGATAAAATTGTTGCTGTGATCGCATTCTTTTAATATAATAAAAATGTATTTAGTTCACCATAAAAATGAATGACTATTCATTCATTCTATTTGCAGGGGAGGGAGAAAGATGAATTTATCTGAACAGCTTCATCAAATGGCTTTAAAAAAGGCGGATAAGCCAGCATATTACTTTATGGATCAATCCACTTCATATGGGGAATTGGATAAAGCCGTTACGAAATTCGCAGACGAATTACATAGGCTTGGTGTTTCAAAAGGTGATAACATTGCGCTGTTATTAGGCAACTCTCCGCATTTCATCATTTCGTTGTATGGAGCTATGCGAGCAGGGGCGACCGTAATTCCCGTCAATCCAATTTACACACCTGACGAAATTGGTTATATCCTGAATAATGGCGATGTAAAGGTTGTTGTGGCATTAGATAAGCTTTTACCCTTACTAGAGAAAATGAACCCGATCCTCTCAAGCGTAGAACAATATGTGATTTGTGAAACGGAGCCTGATAATGGGGATATTAGCAAATTTAACATCTACCCAAAAATGAAATCGTTTACAAAAATGATCGAATCGGGGGATGACGGCTTTAAAGGTCCAGAACTGGATCCTGAAGATACGGCAATCATACTCTATACTTCGGGAACAACAGGGAAACCAAAGGGGGCCATGCTCACACATACCAATATCTACTCCAATGCACATGATATTGGTGAATATTTAAGAATCACGGAAAGTGACCGTGTCATTACGACATTGCCAATGTTCCATGTTTTCAGTTTAACGGTAGTTGTGAATGCCCCATTGATAAGCGGAGGTACGCTTTTAATTGTCCCGCAATTCAGTCCAAAAGAAATATTCAGGCAAATCAAAAAATATGATGCAACCGTTTTTGCTGGAGTGCCTACGATGTATAACTTTCTTTTCCAATATCCAGATGCGAAAGAAGATGCTTTAAAGTCGTTACGCATATGCATATCGGGCGGTTCCGCCATGCCAGTGTCCCTGCTTGAATCATTCGAGCGGAAATTTAATGTCAGGGTTTCAGAAGGATATGGCTTATCCGAAGCTTCTCCTGTTACCTGCTTCAATCCTTTGGATCGTCCAAGGAAGGCGGGATCCATCGGAACCTCCATCCTTAGGGTGGAAAACAAAGTGGTCAATGAGCTTGGAGAAGAAGTGCCGATCAATGGGGTAGGAGAATTGATTGTCAGAGGTCCGAATGTAATGAAGGGGTATTATAAAATGCCTGAAGAATCAGCCGCTGTCTTGAAAGATGGCTGGTTATATACAGGCGATTTAGCCAGGATGGATGATGAAGGCTATTTTTTCATTGTAGATCGTAAAAAGGAGCTTATTATCGTCGGTGGCTATAATGTCTATCCACGTGAAGTGGAGGAGGTTCTGTATGCCCATCCTGAAGTAGTTGAGGCGGCAGCCATAGGCGTTCCCGATCCCAATCAGGGGGAAGTGGTTAAATGCTTTGTGGTAAAGAAAAACAATGCATTGACCGAGGAAGAACTGCTTTCCTATTGCATGGAACACTTGGCCAAATATAAGGTACCGGCAAAAATTGAGTTTTTGGATGAACTTCCAAAAAACGCGACAGGTAAAATTTTACGACGCTCCTTGAAAAACCATGTACTGCAAAACTGAATTTCATTGATCATAAGGGATCATTGCCTATAACCGGCAATGGTCTTTTTTTGTACAACCAAAGTGTATCAGGCTGCATAAAATATATCGGGGAATCTTAAAACCTTGATTCTTGTTTCGAAAAGAGTTATGATAGTCATTAAAAATTTCCACATAATTGTAAGGAGGGGTTTGATGAGAGATGTAAAGCTTTTGGATATTTTTGCACATCCCATTGCTCAAAAATACTTGAACCGTTCAGGTCTGGCACATGCGATTGCGGTAGCATACCATGCGTTTCACTTAGCAAACGAATATAATGTCGACCCTGATATTGCTGCTAAAGCCGGACTTTTGCATGATATGGGTCATTTCACCTGGTATCGCAATGGAAAATGGGATTATGATCTGTATAAACAAAATGATATTCACCCCATCAAAGGTGCAGAACGAGCACATAAACTGTTAATCCGCTTGGGAGAAAACCCGATAAAGGCAAAGACCATTTCCCTCGCCATTTTATTTCACACCGATTCGTTCTTACCTTCAAATGATATTATTCG
This window contains:
- a CDS encoding ABC transporter ATP-binding protein yields the protein MSLLEIKQLVGGYTKTPVLKGISFDIQPNELVGLIGLNGAGKSTTIKHIIGLMEPKGGSVSIHGKTLAQDPDSYRKQFTYVPETPILYDELTLEEHLKLTAMAHGLAEATYKERMDVLLKEFHMEKRLKWFPAHFSKGMKQKVMIMCAFLVQPSLYIVDEPFVGLDPLGIQSLLDLMRKMKESGAGILMSTHILATAERYCDSFIILHNGEIRAKGNLEQLREQFSMPGATLDDLYIQLTKEEIGHE
- a CDS encoding ABC transporter permease produces the protein MNSQNLWKERYLGYINETQKYLRYIFNGHLVFVMVLVLGGLAYYYSDWVKTLNSDFPAELIMALVLSIIVTRSPINTFLKEPDTVFLLPLETKLRSYFKNSLILSWVMQGFILLVVLIASIPMYSKVTGAGGKDLGIILVVLLILKFLNLTMRWLVLKYQDTSVSHWDSLIRFLLNGVILYFICSRANILFALITFLLLLGLYMYYRSATKGFVLKWERLVELENKRMNSFYRIANMFTDVPHLKGKVARRKWMDWLLSLIPYGDKSTYTYLYARTLLRSNDYVGLCFRLTIIGSVILSVFTNIWAHLIVTFMFLFMTALQLLPVWKAHEWKVWVSLYPLPAKMRESAVIKLISYFLLFEDLVFSLVLLVKGEWMSALAALAMGLVFIFGFKIYAAKKIKNF
- a CDS encoding EcsC family protein, which gives rise to MMDEYEQKAFSELISWKKKVAKKSGRLERMSKKAQIKLNSYIPDRVHKMITDSIKGMIEAVLSGSKYMSKEKNAVLLSLQQKEEWVAETVTAYRKTAVIEGVGTGAAGLLIGLADFPLLLSIKMKLLFELSRIYGFDPNKYEERLFILHIFQMAFSSEEKKLETLQVIEEWDSGKWPEIDWQEFQQEYRDHIDVIKMFQLVPGIGAAVGGYANHHLLEHLGETAVNCYRIRLLKE
- a CDS encoding M20 family metallopeptidase, translating into MIQQLHDLLDGSYEEMVSIRRYLHQHPELSFRETQTAAFIAGYYEKLGIEHRTNVGGNGVIAKVTGSKPGKTVALRADFDALPIQDEKEVPYKSSVPGVMHACGHDGHTATLLVLAKNLNELKDELEGEYIFIHQHAEEYAPGGAKPMIEAGCLDGVDVIFGTHLWATAPTGTVQYAYGPLMAAADRFEITIQGQGGHGAQPHKTRDAIVVGSQLVMALQQIVSRRLNPIDSAVITVGSFVADNAFNVIADKAKIIGTVRTFKEDVRSFISEEMERIVKGTCLAADCTYEYQYFQGYPPVIPHVEETKFLIESTESVKEVLITEEIDPDMTGEDFSYYLQNVKGTFFFTGARPKNEHTFPHHHPLFDIDENAMLIAAKILGTAAVTYHNKKQSSQMVNESLLR
- a CDS encoding phosphatase PAP2 family protein, producing MIKYFWIALVLLCILLFFFLMHEVQSEEALAFDTYIAELFSVGENTFSFTFFKTITYLGKSKFIGFGSLLCVLYLWIIKKDYWTMAVFSIGIAGGDVLNGWIKNHVKRVRPENHLMETAGFSFPSGHAMVGLIFFSMVAYLIMKEIKGNSLKWAVGVGFVCLILLIGVSRIAMKVHFPTDIFAGFALGAAYSLTLFKLYKFLGPRVL
- a CDS encoding antibiotic biosynthesis monooxygenase family protein, with the protein product MNVFITSGTYDFLKIKKDKHPNEKILLMQNPDTAVLLHETTGKTIFSSPRKYEVVDGKGNLQDHGYVVMNNIPVSEEGRPVFEHRFKNRAGFIENEPGFVALRVLRPINSETYVILTIWEKQADFLNWKNSGSFKMAHNSDSKAPVTNSSQKMFSGEAYVTQYTLVKDSEE
- the hemE gene encoding uroporphyrinogen decarboxylase yields the protein MSKEITNDTFLKAARGEKTDHVPVWYMRQAGRSQPEYRKLKEKYSLFEITHQPELCAYVTRLPVEQYDVDAAILYKDIMTPLPAIGVDVEIKSGIGPVISNPIQSVSDVEKLGELNPEKDIPYVLDTIKLLTTEQLSVPLIGFSGAPFTIASYMIEGGPSKNYNKTKAFMYTEPKAWFALMDKLADMIIIYVKSQIKAGVKAIQIFDSWVGALNVEDYRVFIKPIMTRIFSSLREENVPLIMFGVGASHLALEWNDLPIDVVGLDWRLPITEARQMGIQKTVQGNLDPALLLSSWDVIEERTKRILDQGMEQDGYIFNLGHGVFPSVNPETLKRLTAFIHEYSSKMK